In a genomic window of bacterium:
- the cysS gene encoding cysteine--tRNA ligase gives MTNTLTGQKEEFKPLDPAKVKMYVCGPTVYGDIHIGNARSQVNFDVIRKYLLFSGYSLTYVVNVTDIDDKIIKNAIDEKRDAKEVAETYTRAFFEVMERLGVQKADLCPKATDFIPDMIELVKGLVEKGHAYPVPSTDLGKDVLFDSASFKAYGRLSGKNLEELMEGARVEKNEAKKNPTDFVLWKASKPGEPQWDSPWGKGRPGWHIECSTMVRKLLGDSIDIHGGGIDLIFPHHENEIAQCEAFTQKPYVKYWLHNGFIEIAGQKMSKSLGNIWKAKDALAEFRPEVLRYFFLSAHYRSGLNYDRPILEAAARGWEEFQQTFQRVEEAMACPDGEAPMDLLELRLAIDAVEGKFREAMDDDFNTPRALAVLFDLARDVRRILSQSPRPTAGAKSLLGEAMDQLNRLGGLLGIVSSEKKTVPAEVEELARQRVELKAAKDFKGADAIRDKVLAMGFVIEDVKGGGFRILPKK, from the coding sequence GACGTCATCCGCAAATACCTGCTCTTTTCGGGCTACTCCCTGACCTATGTGGTCAACGTCACCGACATCGATGACAAGATCATCAAGAACGCCATCGACGAGAAGCGGGACGCCAAGGAGGTGGCCGAAACCTATACCCGGGCCTTCTTCGAGGTGATGGAGCGGTTGGGTGTCCAAAAGGCCGATCTTTGCCCCAAGGCCACCGATTTCATCCCGGACATGATCGAATTGGTGAAGGGCCTGGTCGAAAAAGGCCACGCCTATCCGGTGCCTTCCACGGACCTGGGGAAGGACGTGCTCTTCGATTCCGCCAGCTTCAAGGCCTATGGCCGGCTTTCGGGAAAGAACCTGGAGGAGCTTATGGAAGGGGCCCGGGTCGAGAAGAACGAGGCCAAGAAGAACCCGACCGATTTCGTCCTTTGGAAGGCCTCCAAGCCCGGGGAACCCCAATGGGATTCACCCTGGGGCAAAGGGCGCCCCGGTTGGCACATCGAATGCTCCACCATGGTCCGCAAGCTCCTGGGGGACTCCATCGACATCCATGGGGGCGGCATCGACCTGATCTTCCCCCATCACGAGAACGAGATCGCCCAATGCGAGGCTTTCACCCAAAAGCCCTACGTGAAATATTGGCTCCACAACGGGTTCATCGAGATCGCGGGCCAGAAGATGAGCAAGTCCCTGGGAAATATCTGGAAGGCCAAGGACGCCCTCGCCGAGTTCCGCCCCGAGGTCCTTCGCTATTTCTTCCTGAGCGCCCATTACCGGAGCGGCCTCAATTACGACCGGCCCATCCTGGAGGCGGCGGCCCGCGGATGGGAGGAATTCCAACAGACCTTCCAGCGGGTCGAGGAGGCCATGGCCTGTCCCGACGGGGAGGCGCCGATGGATCTTTTGGAGTTGCGCCTGGCCATCGACGCGGTCGAGGGCAAGTTCCGCGAAGCCATGGACGATGACTTCAACACGCCCCGGGCCTTGGCGGTCCTTTTCGATCTGGCCCGGGATGTCCGGCGGATCCTGAGCCAGTCCCCCCGCCCCACGGCGGGCGCCAAGAGCCTCTTGGGCGAGGCTATGGACCAGTTGAACCGATTGGGCGGCCTCTTGGGGATCGTTTCCTCGGAAAAAAAGACCGTCCCGGCCGAGGTCGAGGAATTGGCCCGGCAAAGGGTGGAACTGAAAGCGGCCAAGGACTTCAAGGGCGCTGACGCCATCCGGGACAAGGTCCTGGCCATGGGTTTCGTCATCGAGGACGTCAAAGGCGGCGGTTTCCGGATCCTTCCCAAGAAGTGA
- the rlmB gene encoding 23S rRNA (guanosine(2251)-2'-O)-methyltransferase RlmB, with protein sequence MSEKIYGRKPVLEALRSGNRTVTRLYLLQGSRDAILDQVESHAKAKGIPVNLETRHRLDTLAGNEHHQGVVAVAEDFKYAQLEDLLEQAAKRNEPAFLILLDEIEDPQNLGAIIRSADAAGAHGVVIPKHRAAEVNATVIKASAGAAEHLPSVKVTNLNETIRSLKEANVWVVGTDGEAKKNFYEYDFRQPVAIIIGNEGTGLRRLVKENCDELVKIPMSGKMSSLNASVAAALVMFEVARQRKWGMALPTKDPPLSSYGMGLSPEKDFFRSSPDPASQTAGEGLSQGIDLGPSDRLEDNPSNDAPGTNKGGGFHW encoded by the coding sequence ATGAGCGAGAAGATCTACGGCCGAAAACCCGTCCTGGAAGCCCTCCGTTCCGGAAACCGGACCGTGACCCGGCTTTATCTTTTGCAGGGTTCCCGCGACGCCATCCTGGACCAGGTTGAGTCCCACGCGAAGGCCAAGGGCATTCCGGTGAACCTCGAGACGCGGCATCGCCTGGATACCCTGGCGGGTAATGAACACCACCAGGGCGTGGTGGCCGTCGCCGAAGACTTCAAATACGCCCAACTCGAGGACCTGCTGGAGCAGGCCGCGAAAAGGAACGAACCGGCCTTCCTCATCCTCTTGGATGAGATCGAGGATCCCCAGAACCTGGGGGCCATCATCCGCTCCGCCGACGCGGCGGGCGCCCATGGGGTGGTCATCCCCAAGCATCGGGCCGCCGAGGTCAACGCCACGGTCATCAAGGCCTCGGCGGGCGCCGCCGAACATCTGCCCTCGGTCAAGGTGACCAACCTGAACGAGACCATCCGAAGCCTGAAAGAGGCCAATGTCTGGGTGGTGGGGACCGACGGGGAAGCCAAGAAGAATTTCTATGAATATGATTTCCGACAACCGGTCGCCATCATCATCGGCAACGAAGGGACGGGGTTGCGCCGGTTGGTGAAGGAGAACTGCGACGAACTGGTGAAGATCCCCATGTCCGGGAAGATGTCCTCCCTGAACGCCTCGGTGGCGGCCGCGTTGGTCATGTTCGAGGTGGCGCGGCAACGAAAATGGGGGATGGCCCTGCCGACCAAGGACCCGCCGCTGTCGTCCTATGGGATGGGACTTTCCCCCGAAAAAGACTTTTTTCGTTCAAGCCCTGACCCGGCTTCTCAAACGGCGGGTGAGGGCCTTTCTCAAGGGATCGACCTAGGACCCTCCGACCGGTTGGAGGATAACCCCTCGAACGACGCCCCAGGAACGAACAAAGGGGGCGGGTTCCATTGGTAA